Part of the Methanosphaera sp. WGK6 genome is shown below.
CCATTTGATTATATTTTCCTAATTGAATACTTAATGCTGCAGTATATTCTTTATTTTTACCACATGCATTTAATAAATTAGCATATTCTTCAATATTTGTTAATTCTCTTCTTATATTAGGAATAGTATAAGTTTCACCATATATTTCATCATTTATGGAGATGAGCTCATTTTTAAGAGTTTCATATTCTTCTTGTGATAATTGACTTAATAATTTATCTTTAGGGATATCATGTTCATCTAGGAAAGTATTAGTTTCTTCTACATTTCCAGATAATCCTTTAAGAACTGGAGTATATGTATATGTAATTGCTTTAGATACTGGCTGGGTATTTGAATATGCAAGTTTTAAATCATCTTTAACTTCCATAGTCTTATTTTCTACTGCTTCATCTAAAATTAGTTTATTTATTCCAGTTGGACCATTTTTAAACTGCATATCACCATATGCACCTGTTAATGCAAGTCCTGCTAGTTCATAGTATTCATAACCATGTACTGATAAATATGAAAGTCCAGAACCACTAACATCTTTGGTTCCATCAATATTAAATATATGAGGATTTACGTGAATCATTTGTTTATTATCAGATTGTATTTCAGGGTCAACACCTTCTGGAACTTGATGGTGATCTGCAATAATAACATCACCTTTAAGTTTTGAAATACTTTCTAAATTTCCACTTCCCATATCTGAGAAAATAAATAGTTTATATCGTGATTTGTTAAGTTCTTTAACATTACTGTCTCTAAGACGTGGTAATATTGTAACATGGAATCTTCCTCCTGCTTTTCTTATTGCATTAGCAAAAATTCCAGCAGAAGTTAGTCCATCAGCATCATTGTGAGAGATAATTCTCACAACGTGCTGTTTTTCAATATGTGATCTAAGAAGATCACAAGCTTCATCAGCTCTATTTAACAAGTAAAGCTGCTGTTTTTGGATCATATCTCCATCCTTCAGGAAGAACATTGTTTGCTGTGTAGTATCTTACTAATCTTCTGATTTTAGATTCAATTTTAATTAATCCTCTTTTGGAGTGAATATCTTTTGGATTTTCTTCGAGGTGTTCTCTTATGTTTACTGCTCTTTTGATTAAGTTTAATAAATCTTCAGGATATTCAAAGTCTGTTCCATTTCTTTTAAGGATGTCTGTGATTTTTTCTCCAACTACTGTTTTTGTACTTGGAATTCCATATTGGTCTCTTAATGTGATACCAATTTGACTTGTACT
Proteins encoded:
- a CDS encoding DHH family phosphoesterase, with amino-acid sequence MIQKQQLYLLNRADEACDLLRSHIEKQHVVRIISHNDADGLTSAGIFANAIRKAGGRFHVTILPRLRDSNVKELNKSRYKLFIFSDMGSGNLESISKLKGDVIIADHHQVPEGVDPEIQSDNKQMIHVNPHIFNIDGTKDVSGSGLSYLSVHGYEYYELAGLALTGAYGDMQFKNGPTGINKLILDEAVENKTMEVKDDLKLAYSNTQPVSKAITYTYTPVLKGLSGNVEETNTFLDEHDIPKDKLLSQLSQEEYETLKNELISINDEIYGETYTIPNIRRELTNIEEYANLLNACGKNKEYTAALSIQLGKYNQMDYAESLLSKYSSSMQNGIEWIKREGSIQEENIQYIYTEDKEQKKVAAAVSSIGIELGILPDKPILSLMKMDNLIKVSSRTTDNMIEKGVNLGVIMNQASQNFNGSGGGHNIAAGATIPANQMDNFIHLVDEMVDYQINNN
- a CDS encoding 30S ribosomal protein S15, producing MANAPEWVEQTSEEIEELIVKLHKEGQSTSQIGITLRDQYGIPSTKTVVGEKITDILKRNGTDFEYPEDLLNLIKRAVNIREHLEENPKDIHSKRGLIKIESKIRRLVRYYTANNVLPEGWRYDPKTAALLVK